Part of the Ochotona princeps isolate mOchPri1 chromosome 15, mOchPri1.hap1, whole genome shotgun sequence genome, TCTAATAATGGTTCATTTACCTTAAAAGTGGTTTTTGTCTAAGAATTGCTATGCTCTTCATTTTCTGCTCTCATCTTTCATCCCAACATAGAATGCCTCTTTTTCCTACTTCCAAAACCTCATCTATACATCTGTGATTTCAAAACACGGTAGTGTCGAAGGGCACAAGTTAGGACAGTTCACACTACCAGTTTAACATAGCTGTTCTTCTAATACAAACTTTGCTTTCCCAAACGCTCAGTGCTTGGGGAAAAACAGTTGTACAGCATATAAATTGGTGATCCTTTGGGAAGAGATGATTTTAGATATCATAGCCTTCTGAGAGTTCTTCAGATAATTATCTTCAGGATACAAAAAGCAACCAAACCCTACTAGATCAAGAGCTGGCACATTTTATCTGACACTGTATGTAATACGTGGGCAAGGATACAATCTAGTGTTAGGCACACTAGAGCAAATAGGGAAGGTAATACACTAGTCTAATTGCAATGCAGTAGAGGTGAAACCTCGTCCCAGATTGTAAATTAGAGAGATAAGTAGTCGTGCATTGCGAGTTGTCATGGGATTGACTCAGAGAGGAAGGGCGTAGCAGTGTGCTCAGTTTGTTACAGGATAAAATAACACATCACTGCTGAAACCAAGGTCATTTTGTCTGAATTAATCTGTGTCTTTATCTTTTTCAGATATTTCTATGTTTcagataaatatttacattttaaagctttttgtttTAGACTAGGAAACGAAAATAATTGCTATTTTAAAGGCAACACTTCCTATTAGATATATTGTAACTCAAATTTGTTAAACTTTTAATAGTAAATCATTcatcttttttcctattttttttaatttagggaAATTAGAGGAAAGAAGATTAATGTAAGcaatgttaatttttaattggaaagcctttttattttaaaggtatctAACATTCAGAATGCTTAACACATCTAAGCATTCCTAGACCACTTCCAATGATGTCATAATctgaaatttatgtattttagcTAGTATGTGTTTGAGGATAATTGCTGTGTGTGTCAAAGTTGAACAAAAGAATGATATGACTTTATGAAATTCTGATCTATGTGTTTTAGATATATTGATTCCTATAGTTGTTGCCACTGAGTAACTTGCAtagtgaaaaaaatctaaaacagatTACTGATAAATTATATAAAGTTGAAAGGAATGAACAAGGGAAGAATAAAGGCAGAGTTTTTCACTTATGTATGTCCATAGTATTAGCACAGGATGCTACTCCATGACTTCAGGGAGAAATGGAAAAAGTGATGTACATTTGGTGCAAAGAAATTTGGAAATATTCACCTTGATGAGGTGTCTAAACATCTGTGAAAAATGTgtttggatttcaattttttggctTGAAAATAAGCTCACCGTATATTTCCATTGTTTATGAGCCTTTGAAGTCCCAAGGTGCATGGTTTTGGCAGCAGAACGCTGGCATTTATTCCTGATGCACACTTGAGGTGTGAGTACTGTGTTTTTCCTCACGCTGCTCTTTTTGCTGAGGGGTATCTCGTCTCttttatctgcctttcagatccaTCTTAGAATCATTCTCTGTAAACATCTTTCAGTATTGATGGGAAACACATTTCATTGATTCTTAGGTGTTTATTCTTTGTGCCTATGTCTACCTGGCAATAATACATATCTTAGAGTTGGAAAATAATAATCTCAACATCTCatctcaagggaaaaaaatacatcatttcttATTGTGCTTGTTCCCAGAAAATCACTTCAGTATTTGGTGTTCTTGGTGGTGAAGGTATTTGAGAGAGAATTTACTATTGGAAttgccatttttaaaatcttaacccTAGTCTCCAACTTACTCTCTGAGCAACTTTCCTACTACATCCCCCTGACTCACTTACTACATGTCAGTATTAGGAAAGAGCTGTCCATGGTCAGTATCTGTCTAAGGGAGTGTTGGACATGTGAATGACTCACTTCCTACAGGAACACATGCGTCCGAAATCTTTGTCAGCATCACTTTCTGCATCCTTGTGTCTTTGAAATTTACTAAATAttcttcatcttttattttaGGCCATTCTTGAAGTCAAAATTATGCCTCTTTCCATCCTTACCTAtgaacaaagaacaaaaatgtgaagatgaagaacagaagcagagggagagaaatttcACTAGCAGCCATCTCTTTGTTATGTCTTACCAATTctacatttttaattcttttggtttttttctcattatcttATCTCTAAAAATCCATCTTCTGTCTTTCGGTTTCCAAACAGTGATATCTTCTCTGCATCTCTTGCTTCATATCATTTTCTGAATCTGTATTTCTCGTTTCTTCCATATTCCTACATCTTACTCATCATTTAGCTACTCCATTGTTAGAACTTCAGCCTCCGTGGAAACTGCAAATGCTTCCCACCCACGCCTACATTACCATCCCGATGCTCCTGCCTTGATATTGGGATGCAGAGTGGAAAAGATGAGAAGTAACAAGAGCAATCAAGGTGATCATCTTTTTTACTAAAATCAAGTGAAATTAATCCCTATGccacattcttatttattttaaagtgggTCTAATCAGCCATCAATCAGATTTGTTAAGTCAAACAGCAAATGTATGCTATCACTATTCATTATAACTGGTTAAGGCATGTCTTTGCCTTCATGTGTATGGAAAGTTCAGTTTGATGTGCTTCAAATGACAGATGCCATTCTGGATGTTGTATGTAAACTTTCTTTTAATTGTGTACAATACAAGTATTAAAAGGAGCAGGGTGTGATATGTCATCCTAATGTGCATTATCAAGAGAGAGGAATCCTTGTTTTATTTAAAGCTTTCCAAATTTGCTTCTAATTCATATAAAACAACTCCAAAAACTGAAACAATATATACTGTTTTCTgatacaattcaaattcaatttTATAGTCAATCTTCAGAGACACTATAAAAATGCAAACTGTGTTTCCTTCTGTTCTTATCACCTTAAAACATAAATGTTGATCATATTGCTGTTCCTAAATTGTCACTTTGTTAACCGTAACAAGAGTTATCACCATTATTTTTCACAGATTTTTCCCTCTATTCAGACCTGATGAATGTCAGAGGGCCATAATGGGAAACCACACACGACTGACAGTGTTCATTCTAGCAGGTCTGACTGATGACCCACTATTCAAGGTCGTGCTGTTTATCTTTCTACTTCTCACCTACTTGCTAAGTATCATGGGCAATCTAACCATCATCACACTCACGCTCTTGGACACTCATCTTAAAACTCCCATGTACTTTTTCCTCcggaatttttctttcttagaaaTTTCCTACACCACTACATGCATCCCGAAATTGCTAGTGGTGATGGCCACTGGGGACAAGACTATTTACTACCATAGTTGTGTCACCCAGGTATTCTTTGCCTTCTTACTTGGAGCATCTGAGTTTTACTTGCTGGCAGCCATGTCCTACgaccgctatgtggccatctgtaaGCCCCTGCATTACACAACCATCATGAGCAACAAAGTCTGTGTGGGACTTGTGCTCAGCTGTTGGCTTGCAGGCTTCTTTGTCATCTTCCCGCCCGTGATGTTGGGCCAAAATCTTGACTTTTGTGCCTCTAATGTCATTGATCATTTCTACTGTGACACTACACCCCTCATGCAGCTCTcctgcacagacacacagaccctGGAGAAGATGGGATTCGCCTCTGCTTTGGTGACACTCTTAGTCACGTTGGCGATGGTGATAATGTCATATGCTTTTATTGCCCGCACGATTCTAAAAATGTCTTCAACCAGTCAGAGGAAAAAGGCGTTTTCCACATGTTCTTCTCACATGATTGTGATATCCTTGTCTTACGGCAGTTGCATCTTCATGTATGTCAAGCCATCAGTGAAACAAACAGTGTCCATTTCAAAGGGGATTTCTGTGCTCAATACCTCAGTGGCCCCACTGCTGAACCCTTTCATCTACACGTTGAGGAATCAACAGGTGAAAGCAGCCTTCCTTAATGTGATGCACAGGGTTGTCAGTTTGTCAAAGAAGTGAATGTTTGATGGAGTTATATAAAGGAAATAAGTAAAGGGTCTTAAGTAATACAAGAGCAGCCTTCAAGAGTAGTTTCTGTTTATCCTTTTATATTGCTTTGGTATTAATCTTTGTTTTTCCCAGTGTTTTTTCAGTGTGATGCACAACAAAAGAAAATCTTTGGTCTGAAAAgcacagttctttttttaaagttttatttatttttattggaaagccagatatacagagaggaggtgagacagaaaggaagatcttccatctgttgatttactcctcaagcggATGCAACGTTCGGAGcttcaccaatccaaagccaggagcctagcctGGAGCTTGttttggtctcccacgcaggtgcagagtcccaaggctttgggccgtcctcaactgctttcctagatcacaaacagggagttggatgggaagtggtgtggCCAGGAGTAGaatcagcccccatatgggatcctggcatgtgcaacatgagaactttagccactaagctaccacaccaagcccaaGCACATTTTTTTACTTGAGATtagtttattttcttaattatttttctctttcaattaTCCTTGTTAAGCTTTAAATGTATTATCATAATTTTTTCAGccttaaagatatattttgtCTCATCTTATTTTCTTTCCATGTGAGAATTTGAAATAAATCAAGCTGAGATTGTAACATTTGCTTTTGTCTTTTAAGATTTTCAGTTattctgcattgtattttcaagtTATATTTAGTGCATCATACAATGTAAAGGttaaaatatttcactttacTTTTGCTCAATTATAATCAACGTAAAactaatacatatatttttgccacaatgccagtttattattgtattttgtgcttaaggaaattaaataaaaattaccaTCAATATTGGTGTTCCTCTTTGAAagtgtatattaaaaataaatcaatgtaattactatttttaaagatagtcTATAGAAACTtgtcatttaatttcttttaaaagaagttaTATTTATAGTTTAATGAACATTAATCAAAATGTAGCATTTCATTGTTTTATCAAAAATGAGTAACACAGCACAACACTTCATTGATGGTTTTGTACCCTGCCTctaattcaacaacaacaaaaataaagcccTCGTAGGTTTATCTGAGACAATATACAAGTTAACTGGCAGTGACTTGTCAGAGATTTGGATGTGACTGTCAGAAAGTTGGCAATTTACTTTAGATAAATAGAGGTGTGGacatataaaaatgtatgtattcacACTTCCTAACTGCATAGAAAGTAGAGTTGTTGAATAAACATTTCCTTTAAGAAGATTTTCTATCTCTAGCTCAGACTGTATTAGGAaactctgaaaataatttttgcatgATGACCAGAATTTATAAAATCAATCACAATAGAAACTATTTTCCGAGATACATCTTACTTCATGATATTCTTATAAACCTATGTTAATAGAACACTtgcttttccatttaatttttttaaagcgaTAGATATTGCTTAGAAGAATATTTGCTTAAAACATGGTGTCTAAAGACAGAATAAAATATAGCCTGAGAAGAAAAACATTTGTATACACGTATAACAGACTTAAGATTCATATGTTTCTGTAGAGTATATAGAATGAATtggatttttgaaaatatgtagtTTCAGGGTCCTCCTGATCCCGTAACTCTGCAGACAGCAGAGGGACCACATATCAGACCCACCCAGGATCTTCTTGATCCCTCGTAACCAGTGGTGGCGTGGGCAACCCCAGATCGTGTGCCAGGGTGCCAATGACCCTGGGCAAAGCCCTCGGGCCATGTATTTGTGCTCTCTTGGGACTTGGGGGTATGGGCTTACAAGGGACCCGGGTATGGCACAAGTAAGGGAGAGCAGGGACCTGAGGATTCACGTCTGAGTGACGAATGACTACTGAGAGACCTCCatagacaaggccactgtatATGCAGATAAGTCAGGGTGTTAAAATGGAATGGTTTGGAAGGGGAAACGGGACAACCTTTAAAGGTCAGACCAAAACACCAGTAGATGTGGGAAagctgagctggggtagttagcagtGCCCATcactgaataccactcactggcacacttTAAAGCTAGGGTTGAGGTGTCTACCTGAAAGGGCTagatcacagcacccaccagcaggagctggaacagagggCAGGCTGGACACATAGAACAATTGAGCCTATATTATTCCCAAATGTCTTTATTATGTGCCCACCTCTATCTTGGAACTTACCCTAAGATGTGTAATGATCTCCTTAACAATGGCTTGATAATGAATTAGAAACAGCTGGCAATTATGGAGGTGCAAAGAGTTTATTTACTGTGCAGCCTCGAACTGCTGCAATGCATGGAACAACTCAGTCATTTTGGCTTCCCACCACATAAAgtaaaaagttcctggttcctggcttcagatcggtgcagcaccggccattgtggtcacttggggagtgaatgaatggacagaacatcttcctctctgtttctcctcctctctgtatatctgactttgtaatgaaaataagtaaatctttatataaaaaaagatgatTGCTGTATAAATCAAGAAGGCAGCTTTTTggagttgtccattatgaacaCTACATCATAGTAGTCTACATCTTCCTTCTTGCCGATTCCACATACCCTTTGAGAGCTCCAAACTCATCTGGAGCTGTTCTCCAGCATTCAGTGGGGCCTGGATCACCTGGTCTGGGTCCTtgagcccacctgcatggtgggtgttgGATCCATGAGCCTGCAGGTGGAAGGGAGGGTCCAACTGAGTCCTGGTTACCTGGCCTGGGtacttgggcccacctgcatgaTGGATGCTGAGTCCGTGAGCCCCAGGATGAGGGGATCTAGCAGGGCCTAGGTCACCTGCCCTGGTCCTTAGGCCTAACTGCAGTGGGTGCCgagtccatgagccctgggggcagggagtatggtggggcctgggtcacctggcttgTGTCCTTCAGCCAGCCTGAGAAAACTCATCTTACTCAGAGG contains:
- the LOC101532220 gene encoding olfactory receptor 6C74-like, with the translated sequence MGNHTRLTVFILAGLTDDPLFKVVLFIFLLLTYLLSIMGNLTIITLTLLDTHLKTPMYFFLRNFSFLEISYTTTCIPKLLVVMATGDKTIYYHSCVTQVFFAFLLGASEFYLLAAMSYDRYVAICKPLHYTTIMSNKVCVGLVLSCWLAGFFVIFPPVMLGQNLDFCASNVIDHFYCDTTPLMQLSCTDTQTLEKMGFASALVTLLVTLAMVIMSYAFIARTILKMSSTSQRKKAFSTCSSHMIVISLSYGSCIFMYVKPSVKQTVSISKGISVLNTSVAPLLNPFIYTLRNQQVKAAFLNVMHRVVSLSKK